A single Bifidobacterium asteroides DNA region contains:
- the secY gene encoding preprotein translocase subunit SecY, which translates to MRTLIQAFKTKELRKKIFFVLGIIIIYRIGSFIPTPGVDYPSVQKCITTAGNEDFIGLVNLFSGGALLQLSIFALGIMPYITASIVVQLLRVVIPRFEALHKEGQSGEAKLTEYTRYLTIGLAVLQSTTILVTARNGALFNGACQQQVIPDSSVWNLVVMVLIMTGGTGLIMWMAELITDKGIGNGMSVLIFISICSGFLPQLWNIGWGTNGKNGDWVKFGIVVTVLVVILILVDYVELAQRRIPVQYTRRMIGRKMYGGSSTYLPLKINMSGVIPPIFASSILAIPTLIAQFGKSDQNWVKWINANMANTTSVWYIVLYSVMIVFFCFFYTSITFNPDETADNMKEYGGFIPGIRAGRATSRYLSYVMNRLNTVGAIYLLFVALIPTVLIMLLKINSKLPFGGTTILIIAGVGLDTLRQARAQTEQFQYTGFLLEGDHKEG; encoded by the coding sequence GTGAGGACGTTAATCCAGGCCTTCAAGACCAAGGAGCTGAGGAAGAAAATCTTCTTCGTTCTTGGCATCATCATCATCTATCGCATTGGGTCGTTCATACCTACCCCAGGCGTGGATTATCCTTCCGTGCAGAAGTGCATCACCACGGCCGGCAATGAGGACTTCATCGGTCTGGTAAACCTGTTCTCCGGCGGAGCTCTGCTGCAGCTGTCCATCTTCGCACTGGGCATCATGCCCTACATCACCGCATCCATCGTGGTGCAGCTGCTGCGCGTGGTCATTCCCCGCTTCGAGGCTCTGCACAAGGAGGGTCAGTCGGGCGAGGCCAAGCTGACCGAATACACCAGGTATCTGACCATCGGTCTGGCCGTGCTGCAGTCCACGACCATTCTGGTCACAGCCCGCAACGGTGCGCTTTTCAACGGGGCCTGCCAGCAACAGGTCATTCCCGACAGTTCCGTTTGGAATCTGGTCGTCATGGTTTTGATTATGACCGGCGGCACGGGTCTGATCATGTGGATGGCCGAGTTGATCACCGACAAGGGCATTGGCAACGGCATGTCCGTCCTGATCTTCATCTCCATCTGCTCCGGCTTCCTGCCGCAGCTCTGGAACATCGGCTGGGGAACCAACGGCAAGAACGGCGACTGGGTCAAATTCGGCATTGTGGTGACCGTCCTGGTGGTCATCCTGATTCTGGTCGACTACGTGGAGCTGGCGCAGCGCCGCATTCCCGTCCAGTACACCCGTAGGATGATCGGCCGCAAGATGTACGGCGGGTCCTCCACCTATCTGCCGCTCAAGATCAATATGTCAGGCGTGATTCCCCCCATCTTCGCCTCCTCCATTCTGGCTATTCCCACCCTTATCGCCCAGTTCGGCAAGTCCGATCAGAACTGGGTCAAGTGGATCAACGCCAACATGGCCAATACGACCTCGGTATGGTACATCGTGCTCTACTCGGTCATGATCGTCTTCTTCTGCTTCTTCTACACTTCAATCACTTTCAACCCTGACGAGACTGCCGACAACATGAAGGAGTACGGCGGCTTCATCCCGGGCATCAGGGCCGGACGGGCCACCAGCCGGTACCTGTCATATGTAATGAACCGGCTGAACACGGTGGGAGCAATCTACCTGCTCTTTGTGGCCCTGATTCCCACGGTGCTGATCATGCTGCTGAAGATCAACTCCAAGCTGCCTTTCGGCGGTACAACCATACTGATCATCGCCGGCGTCGGCCTGGACACCCTGCGTCAGGCCAGGGCGCAGACCGAGCAGTTCCAGTACACCGGCTTCCTGCTGGAGGGCGACCACAAGGAGGGCTGA
- the rplO gene encoding 50S ribosomal protein L15 — protein MASDKQEPTILQMHDLRPAPGAKRDRIRVGRGEGSKGKTSGRGTKGTKARYQVRPGFEGGQLPLYMRLPKLRGFRSPFKKEYQVVNLGALEGLFPKGGEVTVEDLVNKGAVRKGRPVKVLGDGDVKAAFTLKGVKASASARSKIEAAGGSVSEN, from the coding sequence ATGGCCAGCGACAAGCAAGAGCCCACCATCCTGCAGATGCATGACCTGCGTCCGGCTCCGGGCGCCAAGCGCGACCGCATCCGTGTAGGTCGCGGTGAGGGGTCCAAGGGCAAGACCTCCGGTCGTGGCACCAAGGGCACCAAGGCACGCTATCAGGTCCGTCCGGGCTTTGAAGGCGGCCAGCTGCCCCTGTACATGCGGCTGCCTAAGCTGCGCGGGTTCAGGAGCCCCTTCAAGAAGGAGTACCAGGTGGTCAACCTGGGTGCCCTGGAAGGACTCTTCCCCAAGGGCGGCGAGGTCACCGTCGAGGATCTGGTCAACAAGGGAGCGGTCCGCAAGGGCCGCCCTGTCAAGGTCCTGGGTGACGGCGACGTCAAGGCCGCTTTCACCCTCAAAGGCGTCAAGGCCTCGGCCTCGGCCAGAAGCAAGATAGAAGCCGCAGGCGGGTCCGTCTCCGAGAACTGA
- the rpmD gene encoding 50S ribosomal protein L30, producing the protein MTKQIKITLVKGVAHATDRQKENVRSLGLHKIGQTVLREDTPVYRGMANKVRHLVNVEEAD; encoded by the coding sequence ATGACCAAGCAGATCAAGATCACCCTGGTCAAGGGCGTGGCTCATGCCACCGACCGCCAGAAGGAGAACGTCAGGTCGCTGGGCCTTCACAAGATCGGCCAGACCGTCCTGCGTGAGGACACCCCCGTCTACCGGGGGATGGCCAACAAGGTCCGCCACCTGGTGAACGTAGAGGAGGCAGACTGA
- the rpsE gene encoding 30S ribosomal protein S5, translating to MSDNETTKETTQVTEDSTNAQSSQGGRRDRNDRNDDRRGGRRGGSRDGRRDGRRGRRDRDDRDDMLDRVVTINRVSKVHKGGRTFSFAALVVVGDGKGTVGVGYGKSREVPAAISKGQLDAKKHMFTVPRIRGTVTHPVIGHDAAGTVLLRPAAPGTGVIAGGPVRAVLECAGITDILSKSMGSATAVNMVRATVAALKQLEEPEEIAARRGLPLEEVAPDSLLRARAAGIADERKEREEAKAKADEQSKAGE from the coding sequence GTGAGCGACAACGAAACGACAAAGGAAACAACCCAGGTGACTGAAGATTCCACAAACGCTCAGTCCAGCCAGGGTGGCAGAAGAGACCGGAACGACCGGAACGATGATCGCCGCGGTGGTCGTCGTGGCGGTTCCCGTGACGGCCGCAGGGATGGTCGTCGTGGCCGTCGCGATCGCGACGACCGTGACGACATGCTCGACAGGGTCGTGACCATCAACCGTGTGTCCAAGGTCCACAAGGGCGGCCGAACCTTCAGCTTCGCGGCTCTGGTGGTCGTGGGCGACGGCAAGGGCACTGTGGGCGTTGGCTACGGCAAGTCCCGCGAGGTTCCCGCAGCCATCTCCAAGGGTCAGCTGGACGCTAAGAAGCACATGTTCACTGTTCCCCGCATCCGCGGCACCGTCACCCACCCGGTGATCGGCCACGATGCGGCCGGCACTGTCCTCCTGCGGCCTGCGGCCCCCGGCACCGGCGTTATCGCCGGTGGTCCGGTCCGCGCCGTCCTGGAGTGCGCCGGCATCACCGACATCCTGAGCAAGTCCATGGGATCGGCCACGGCCGTCAACATGGTGCGGGCCACTGTGGCTGCCCTGAAGCAGCTGGAGGAGCCCGAGGAGATCGCGGCACGCCGTGGTCTGCCTCTGGAGGAGGTCGCCCCCGACTCCCTCCTGCGCGCACGTGCCGCCGGCATCGCCGACGAGCGCAAGGAGCGCGAAGAGGCCAAGGCCAAGGCTGACGAGCAGTCGAAGGCAGGTGAGTGA
- the rplR gene encoding 50S ribosomal protein L18: MTVSILGKGKKIARLRRHARLRKHVSGTAERPRLVVTRTNRNMIAQIVDDTRGVTLVSESTMASDYGSFKGTKTEAARKVGEQIAAKAKKAGITTVVFDRGGNKYHGRVAAVAEGAREGGLAL, from the coding sequence ATGACGGTCTCGATACTAGGCAAAGGCAAGAAGATCGCCCGTCTGCGCCGCCATGCCCGTCTGCGCAAGCACGTCTCCGGCACGGCAGAGCGTCCCCGTCTGGTGGTCACACGGACCAACCGCAACATGATCGCCCAGATCGTCGACGACACCAGGGGCGTCACCCTGGTCAGCGAATCGACCATGGCTTCGGACTACGGCTCCTTCAAGGGCACCAAGACCGAGGCTGCCCGCAAGGTGGGCGAGCAGATCGCGGCCAAGGCCAAGAAAGCCGGCATCACCACCGTGGTCTTCGACCGTGGTGGCAACAAGTACCACGGAAGGGTCGCAGCGGTTGCGGAAGGCGCCCGTGAGGGAGGTTTGGCACTGTGA
- the rplF gene encoding 50S ribosomal protein L6 yields MASHIGKLPIAVPAGVEVAFNGQEFTAKGPKGSDEYTLPEGITGKVEGNQIIMTPADEDRTTKAKHGLSRSIVASMVEGVSKGYSKHLQIVGTGYRVVAKGKSLEFSLGYSHTITVDPPEGITFETPNANEVVVSGIDKQAVGQAAANIRALRAPEPYKGKGIKYADEHILRKAGKAGK; encoded by the coding sequence ATGGCATCGCATATTGGCAAGCTCCCCATCGCCGTTCCGGCAGGTGTGGAGGTGGCCTTCAATGGCCAGGAATTCACCGCCAAGGGTCCCAAGGGCTCCGACGAGTACACGCTGCCCGAGGGCATCACCGGCAAGGTTGAGGGCAATCAGATTATCATGACCCCCGCCGACGAGGACCGCACCACCAAGGCCAAGCACGGACTGAGCCGCTCCATTGTGGCATCCATGGTCGAGGGCGTCTCCAAGGGCTACAGCAAGCACCTGCAGATCGTCGGCACCGGCTACCGCGTGGTCGCCAAGGGCAAGTCCCTGGAGTTCTCGCTGGGCTACTCGCACACCATCACTGTCGACCCCCCGGAGGGCATCACCTTCGAGACGCCGAACGCCAACGAAGTGGTCGTCTCCGGCATCGACAAGCAGGCTGTCGGCCAGGCTGCGGCAAACATCCGCGCCCTGCGTGCACCCGAGCCTTACAAGGGCAAGGGCATCAAGTACGCCGACGAGCACATCCTGCGCAAGGCTGGAAAGGCTGGTAAGTGA
- the rpsH gene encoding 30S ribosomal protein S8: protein MTMTDPIADMLTRLRNASAAKHETVDMPYSKFKANIAQILKREGFIADYRAKEARVGQDLEITLKYGPDGRQSIQGIKRVSKPGLRRYAKSDSLPMPLGGLGIAIISTSSGLMTQKECLDRGIGGEIVAYVW from the coding sequence ATGACAATGACAGATCCCATCGCAGACATGCTGACACGTCTGCGTAATGCGAGTGCGGCCAAGCATGAGACAGTCGACATGCCGTACTCCAAGTTCAAGGCGAACATCGCGCAGATCCTCAAGCGCGAAGGCTTCATCGCCGATTACCGAGCCAAGGAAGCGCGCGTCGGGCAGGATCTGGAGATCACGCTCAAGTACGGTCCCGATGGACGTCAGTCCATTCAGGGCATCAAGCGCGTCTCCAAGCCCGGTCTGCGCCGCTACGCCAAGTCGGATTCCCTGCCCATGCCCCTGGGCGGTCTGGGAATCGCCATCATCTCGACCAGCTCGGGACTGATGACCCAGAAGGAATGCCTCGACAGGGGCATCGGCGGCGAAATCGTCGCCTACGTATGGTGA
- a CDS encoding type Z 30S ribosomal protein S14 — protein MAKTALRNKAARKPKFKVRGYTRCQVCGRPHSVYRKFGLCRICLREKAHRGELPGVTKSSW, from the coding sequence ATGGCAAAAACCGCTCTGAGAAACAAGGCGGCACGCAAGCCGAAGTTCAAGGTGCGTGGCTACACGCGCTGCCAGGTCTGCGGTCGTCCCCATTCCGTCTATCGCAAGTTCGGCCTGTGCCGCATCTGCCTTCGCGAGAAGGCCCATCGCGGCGAGCTGCCGGGTGTGACGAAGTCCAGTTGGTAA
- the rplE gene encoding 50S ribosomal protein L5: MSDTTVEAPAVPRLLQQYRESIVPELEKEFKFSNPMQVPRIEKVVVSMGVGAAARDSKLIEGAVKDLTAITGQKPKITKAKKSVAQFHLREGQAIGAFATLRGVRMWEFLDRLLTLALPRIRDFRGISDRQFDGQGNYNFGLTEQSMFHEIDPDQIDHQRGMDITVVTSTKNDQEARALLKQLGFPFKEN, from the coding sequence ATGAGCGATACCACCGTTGAAGCACCGGCAGTCCCTCGTTTGCTGCAGCAGTACCGCGAGAGCATCGTGCCCGAGCTGGAGAAGGAGTTCAAGTTCTCCAACCCCATGCAGGTGCCCAGGATCGAAAAGGTCGTGGTCTCCATGGGCGTGGGGGCCGCGGCACGCGACTCCAAGCTGATCGAGGGTGCGGTCAAGGACCTGACGGCCATCACCGGCCAGAAGCCCAAGATCACCAAGGCCAAGAAGTCCGTGGCGCAGTTCCACCTGCGCGAGGGACAGGCCATCGGCGCCTTCGCCACCCTGCGCGGCGTGCGCATGTGGGAGTTCCTGGATCGTCTGCTGACCCTGGCTCTGCCCCGCATCCGCGACTTCCGCGGCATCAGCGACCGTCAGTTCGACGGCCAGGGCAACTACAACTTCGGTCTCACGGAGCAGTCCATGTTCCACGAGATCGATCCTGATCAGATCGATCACCAGCGTGGTATGGATATCACCGTGGTGACCTCCACCAAGAACGATCAGGAGGCCCGCGCGCTGCTCAAGCAGCTGGGCTTCCCCTTCAAGGAGAACTGA
- the rplX gene encoding 50S ribosomal protein L24, protein MVAKIKTGDQVKVIRGKDRGKEGKVLRILPNDRLIVEGIQIVKKHVRATQQGQESGIVPTEAPIHRSNVMVIDPETKKPTRIGVNIKEEARDGKVKVVRTRFAKKSGKELS, encoded by the coding sequence GTGGTAGCCAAGATCAAGACAGGCGACCAGGTCAAGGTCATCCGCGGCAAGGATCGCGGCAAGGAGGGCAAGGTTCTGCGGATTCTGCCCAATGACCGTCTGATCGTCGAGGGTATTCAGATCGTCAAGAAGCATGTGCGCGCCACCCAGCAGGGTCAGGAGTCGGGCATCGTCCCGACCGAGGCGCCCATCCATCGCTCAAACGTGATGGTCATCGACCCGGAGACCAAGAAGCCGACTCGCATCGGCGTAAACATCAAGGAGGAGGCGCGTGACGGCAAAGTCAAGGTCGTGCGCACCCGCTTCGCCAAGAAGTCAGGCAAGGAGCTGTCATGA
- the rplN gene encoding 50S ribosomal protein L14 yields the protein MIQQESRLQVADNTGAKEILAIRVLGGSKRRYAGIGDVIVATVKDAIPGGSVKKGEVVKAVVVRTVKEHRRHDGSYIKFDENAAVILGTGREPRGTRIFGPVGRELRDKRFMKIVSLAPEVI from the coding sequence ATGATTCAGCAGGAATCGCGGCTTCAGGTCGCCGACAACACGGGTGCCAAGGAGATCCTGGCCATCCGCGTGCTCGGCGGGTCGAAGCGACGCTATGCCGGCATTGGCGATGTGATCGTCGCCACCGTCAAGGATGCCATTCCCGGCGGGTCGGTCAAGAAGGGCGAGGTCGTCAAGGCGGTCGTCGTCCGCACGGTCAAGGAGCATCGTCGTCATGACGGCTCCTACATCAAGTTCGACGAGAACGCGGCGGTCATCCTAGGCACAGGCCGTGAGCCCCGCGGCACTCGTATCTTCGGACCGGTCGGTCGTGAGCTGCGCGACAAGCGCTTCATGAAGATCGTGTCCCTGGCACCGGAGGTGATCTGA
- the rpsQ gene encoding 30S ribosomal protein S17 has product MADKQERNFRKVRSGYVVSDKMDKTITVELEQRSTHPLYGKVVRSNRKVKAHDEKNEAHVGDFVSIMETRPLSKTKRWRLDSIVERAK; this is encoded by the coding sequence ATGGCTGACAAGCAGGAGCGCAACTTCCGCAAGGTTCGCAGCGGCTACGTCGTGTCCGACAAGATGGACAAGACCATCACCGTAGAGCTGGAGCAGCGTTCGACCCACCCCCTGTACGGCAAGGTCGTCCGCAGCAACCGCAAGGTCAAGGCCCATGATGAGAAGAACGAGGCCCATGTGGGCGACTTCGTGAGTATCATGGAGACCCGTCCTCTGAGCAAGACCAAGCGCTGGCGTCTCGACTCCATCGTCGAGCGCGCCAAGTAA
- the rpmC gene encoding 50S ribosomal protein L29, whose translation MSVGTAEYSIKNLNEKTNAEIEDFLKKSKEELFNLRFQSATGQLENTSRLKAVKHDIARMYTVLRERELGISQEPAEAKAESKAEEK comes from the coding sequence ATGTCAGTCGGAACAGCCGAGTATTCCATCAAGAATCTGAATGAAAAGACCAATGCGGAGATCGAGGATTTCCTGAAGAAGTCCAAGGAAGAGCTGTTCAACCTGCGCTTCCAGTCGGCCACTGGTCAGCTGGAGAACACCTCCCGCCTCAAGGCCGTCAAGCACGACATCGCCAGGATGTACACCGTCCTGCGTGAGCGCGAGCTGGGCATCAGCCAGGAGCCCGCCGAAGCAAAGGCCGAGAGCAAAGCTGAGGAGAAGTAA
- the rplP gene encoding 50S ribosomal protein L16, whose translation MLIPKRTKYRKQHRPGRSGMSKGGNEIAFGDYGIQALAPAYLTNRQIEAARIAMTRYIKRGGRVWITVFPDRPLTKHALGSRMGSGKGAPEFWVANVRPGRVLFEIGGVSEDVAREALRRATDKLPMKCRIIAREGGDI comes from the coding sequence GTGCTTATCCCAAAGAGGACTAAATACCGCAAGCAGCATCGTCCGGGTCGTTCGGGCATGTCCAAGGGCGGCAACGAGATCGCTTTCGGCGATTACGGCATCCAGGCCCTGGCTCCGGCCTACCTGACCAACCGGCAGATCGAGGCGGCCCGTATCGCCATGACACGGTACATCAAGCGTGGTGGCCGCGTCTGGATCACGGTCTTCCCGGATCGCCCCCTGACCAAGCACGCTCTGGGATCCCGAATGGGCTCCGGCAAGGGTGCGCCCGAGTTCTGGGTGGCCAACGTCCGTCCCGGCCGGGTGCTCTTCGAGATCGGTGGCGTGAGCGAGGATGTGGCCCGCGAGGCCCTTCGCCGCGCTACTGACAAGCTTCCCATGAAGTGCCGGATTATTGCACGTGAAGGCGGTGACATCTGA
- the rpsC gene encoding 30S ribosomal protein S3, which yields MGQKINPFGYRLGITEEHRSKWYSDSNKSGERYSDFVLEDDKIRKEMNKDLERAGVSKIVIERTRDRVRVDIHTARPGIVIGRRGAEAERVRAKLEKITGKQVQLNIFEVKNASIDAQLVAQGIAEQLTNRVTFRRAMRKAQQDAMRAGAKGIRIKLSGRLGGAEMSRSEFYREGRVPLQTLRALIDYGFFEARTTYGRIGVKVWIYKGDMTERQFEEQQAQQNNRPGRRGDRRPRRGVRPSEGRTRREQDAAKQNSGVAAPPAAAQEQTASAPVATEAKE from the coding sequence ATGGGGCAGAAGATCAACCCGTTTGGGTACCGACTCGGCATCACCGAGGAGCACCGCAGCAAGTGGTACTCCGACTCCAACAAGTCGGGGGAGCGATACAGCGACTTCGTTCTTGAGGACGACAAGATCCGCAAGGAGATGAACAAGGATCTGGAACGCGCAGGCGTCTCCAAGATCGTCATCGAGCGGACCCGCGACCGTGTGCGCGTCGACATCCACACCGCCCGGCCGGGCATCGTCATCGGCCGTCGCGGCGCCGAGGCCGAGCGCGTGCGCGCCAAGCTGGAGAAGATCACCGGCAAGCAGGTCCAGCTGAACATCTTCGAGGTCAAGAACGCCTCCATCGATGCCCAGCTTGTTGCTCAGGGCATCGCCGAGCAGCTGACCAACCGCGTCACCTTCCGCCGGGCCATGCGCAAGGCTCAGCAGGATGCCATGCGGGCCGGCGCCAAGGGCATCAGGATCAAGCTGTCCGGCCGCTTGGGCGGAGCCGAGATGAGCCGTTCGGAGTTCTACCGCGAGGGTCGTGTGCCCCTGCAGACGCTCCGCGCCCTGATCGATTACGGCTTCTTCGAGGCCAGGACCACCTACGGCCGCATCGGCGTCAAGGTCTGGATCTACAAGGGCGACATGACCGAGCGTCAGTTCGAGGAGCAGCAGGCTCAGCAGAACAACCGCCCCGGTCGGCGTGGCGATCGTCGTCCCCGTCGTGGCGTCCGTCCCTCCGAGGGACGCACCCGCCGCGAGCAGGATGCAGCCAAGCAGAACAGCGGTGTGGCCGCGCCGCCGGCGGCGGCTCAGGAGCAGACCGCCTCGGCCCCCGTCGCAACCGAAGCAAAGGAGTGA
- the rplV gene encoding 50S ribosomal protein L22 produces MEAKAIARHVRVTPRKARRVVDLIRGKQATEAVTILKFAPQDAAVPVRKCLESAIANARVKADKANQPFRENELMVRETYVDEGTTLRRFRARAQGRAARINKRTSHITVVVADKEGAR; encoded by the coding sequence ATGGAAGCTAAGGCAATTGCACGTCACGTTCGCGTGACGCCTCGCAAGGCTCGCCGCGTCGTCGACCTCATCCGAGGCAAGCAGGCGACCGAGGCCGTGACCATTCTGAAGTTCGCCCCCCAGGATGCGGCCGTTCCGGTCCGCAAGTGCCTGGAGAGCGCCATCGCCAACGCGCGTGTCAAGGCGGACAAGGCCAACCAGCCCTTCCGCGAGAACGAGCTGATGGTTCGTGAGACCTACGTGGACGAGGGCACCACCCTGAGGCGGTTCCGCGCCCGCGCCCAAGGTCGTGCGGCCCGCATCAACAAGCGGACCAGCCACATCACCGTCGTGGTGGCCGACAAGGAAGGAGCCCGATAA
- the rpsS gene encoding 30S ribosomal protein S19: MTRSIKKGPFVDAHLQKKVDEQNEKGTKNVIKTWSRRSMITPDFIGHTFAVHDGRKHVPVFVTEAMVGHKLGEFAPTRTFRGHVKDDKKARR, from the coding sequence ATGACTCGTAGCATCAAGAAGGGCCCATTCGTCGACGCCCACTTGCAGAAGAAAGTCGACGAGCAGAACGAGAAGGGCACCAAGAACGTCATCAAGACCTGGTCCCGTCGTTCCATGATCACCCCGGACTTCATCGGGCACACTTTCGCTGTGCACGATGGCCGCAAGCATGTCCCGGTCTTCGTCACCGAGGCCATGGTCGGCCACAAGCTCGGCGAATTCGCCCCCACCAGGACCTTCAGGGGTCACGTGAAGGACGACAAGAAAGCACGCCGCTGA
- the rplB gene encoding 50S ribosomal protein L2, whose translation MAIRTYKPTTAGRRNASVSDFAEITRSKPEKSLVRKLSKTGGRNSYGRVTSRHRGGGHKRQYRLIDFRRWDKDGVPAKVAEIEYDPNRSARIALLHFADGEKRYIIAPQGIKQGDVIETGPQADIKPGNNLPLRNIPTGTIVHAIELRPLGGAKIARSAGAAVQLVAKDGAYAQLRMPSGEIRNVDSRCRATVGEVGNNDHANVQLGKAGRARWMGRRPITRGESMNPVDHPHGGRTRGGKPPVSPWGKGEVRTRRPKKASNKMIVRRRPNGKNRK comes from the coding sequence ATGGCTATCCGTACATACAAGCCGACGACCGCGGGCCGTCGCAACGCCTCGGTTTCGGACTTCGCCGAAATCACGCGCTCCAAGCCCGAGAAGTCGCTGGTTCGCAAGCTGAGCAAGACCGGCGGACGCAACTCCTATGGCCGCGTCACCAGCCGCCACCGCGGCGGCGGGCACAAGCGCCAGTACCGTCTCATCGACTTCCGCCGCTGGGACAAGGACGGCGTGCCGGCCAAGGTGGCTGAGATCGAATACGATCCCAACCGTTCGGCCCGCATTGCCCTTCTGCACTTCGCCGACGGCGAGAAGCGCTACATCATCGCCCCGCAGGGCATCAAGCAGGGTGACGTCATCGAGACCGGCCCCCAGGCCGATATCAAGCCCGGCAACAACCTGCCTCTGCGCAACATCCCGACCGGCACCATCGTCCACGCCATTGAGCTGCGGCCCCTGGGCGGCGCCAAGATCGCCCGCTCGGCCGGTGCTGCCGTCCAGCTGGTGGCCAAGGACGGGGCCTACGCCCAGCTGCGTATGCCCTCCGGCGAGATCCGCAACGTCGACTCCCGCTGCCGTGCAACCGTGGGCGAGGTCGGCAACAACGACCACGCCAACGTCCAGCTCGGCAAGGCAGGACGTGCCCGCTGGATGGGACGCAGGCCCATCACCCGCGGTGAATCCATGAACCCGGTCGACCACCCGCATGGTGGACGCACTCGTGGCGGCAAGCCGCCAGTGTCTCCCTGGGGCAAGGGCGAGGTCCGCACCCGCAGGCCCAAGAAGGCCTCCAACAAGATGATCGTGCGTCGTCGTCCAAATGGTAAGAACCGCAAGTAA
- the rplW gene encoding 50S ribosomal protein L23: MAAIHKPAHDIILRPVVSEKSYANSDRGQYTFVVDPDANKVAIKQAIEQIFNVKVTSVNTLNRQGKRTRTRTGWGRRAAEKRAIVKVAEGQSIDVFGTNN, translated from the coding sequence ATGGCAGCTATTCACAAGCCAGCGCACGACATCATTCTGCGTCCGGTCGTCTCCGAGAAGAGCTACGCCAACTCGGACCGCGGCCAGTACACATTCGTGGTGGACCCTGATGCCAACAAGGTCGCCATCAAGCAGGCCATCGAGCAGATCTTCAATGTGAAGGTCACATCGGTCAACACCCTCAATCGTCAGGGCAAGCGGACCCGGACCCGTACGGGCTGGGGTCGCCGCGCCGCCGAGAAGCGCGCCATCGTCAAGGTGGCCGAGGGCCAGTCGATCGATGTCTTCGGTACCAACAACTGA
- the rplD gene encoding 50S ribosomal protein L4: MAKLTLNITDAQGKNTGTVDAPEQIFGIAEEDVRSHVPLIHQVVVAQLAAARQGTHSVKTRSTVSGGGRKPWKQKGTGRARQGSIRAPQWTGGAIVHGPQPRDYSQRTPKKMKAAALRYVLSDRVNAGRVHVVDFGIGETPSTKAAKAALLPLVDNRFTTVVLSRENINEWLSVRNLPTVHVLFADQLNTYDVVTAEDVVFSKDGFDAFLAVKGGAKSETVKEA; the protein is encoded by the coding sequence ATGGCTAAGTTGACTCTGAACATCACCGACGCCCAGGGCAAGAACACCGGGACCGTGGATGCGCCCGAGCAGATCTTCGGCATTGCCGAGGAGGATGTCCGCTCGCATGTGCCGCTGATCCATCAGGTGGTCGTCGCCCAGCTGGCTGCTGCCCGCCAGGGCACGCACTCGGTCAAGACCCGGTCCACCGTCTCCGGCGGCGGCCGCAAGCCTTGGAAGCAGAAGGGCACCGGTCGTGCTCGTCAGGGCTCCATCCGCGCTCCCCAGTGGACCGGTGGCGCCATTGTCCACGGCCCCCAGCCGCGCGACTACTCCCAGCGCACCCCCAAGAAGATGAAGGCCGCAGCCCTGCGCTACGTCCTGTCCGACCGGGTCAACGCCGGACGCGTGCACGTGGTCGATTTCGGCATTGGCGAGACCCCGTCCACCAAGGCCGCCAAGGCAGCCCTGCTGCCCCTGGTCGACAACAGATTCACCACCGTCGTGCTGTCCCGTGAGAACATCAACGAGTGGCTCTCCGTCAGGAACCTGCCCACCGTCCATGTCCTCTTCGCCGATCAGCTCAACACCTACGATGTGGTCACGGCCGAGGATGTCGTCTTCAGCAAGGATGGCTTCGACGCCTTCCTGGCTGTCAAGGGCGGCGCCAAGTCCGAGACCGTCAAGGAGGCCTGA